In one Arachis duranensis cultivar V14167 chromosome 9, aradu.V14167.gnm2.J7QH, whole genome shotgun sequence genomic region, the following are encoded:
- the LOC107466381 gene encoding uncharacterized protein LOC107466381, giving the protein MEYERAGAERKLQLQELESLRLEAYENSRLYKEKVKDVHDKSIKRREFQPGDLVLLYNSRMRLMRGKLRSRWDGPYRVEKVEPCGVFHLSHPSSSKLIKVNGHRLKLFHGEKMAKTRN; this is encoded by the coding sequence atggagtATGAGAGAGCCGGAGCTGAacggaagttgcaactgcaagaattagaGAGCCTTCGCCTTGAAGCTTATGAAAACTCCAGGCTGTATAAAGAGAAAGTAAAGGATGTGCATGACAAGAGCATTAAGAGAAGGGAATTCCAACCAGGGGACTTAGTCCTACTTTACAACTCCAGAATGCGACTTATGCGAGGCAAGCTGAGATCCAGATGGGATGGTCCGTATCGAGTAGAGAAGGTGGAACCATGCGGAGTCTTTCACTtgagccatccttcaagctctaAACTTATCAAGGTCAATGGACATCGCTTGAAGTTATTCCATGGTGAAAAGATGGCGAAAACTAGGAactag